In the Paraflavitalea devenefica genome, one interval contains:
- the queD gene encoding 6-carboxytetrahydropterin synthase QueD, giving the protein MLIYKEFTFDSAHYLPNVPDGHKCKEMHGHTYRLRIWIKGQPDKHLGWVMDFAVLKGIVKPVVAELDHKCMNNVAGLENPTCELIAVWIWNRLKPFLPEMDHLELHETPTSGVIYNGE; this is encoded by the coding sequence ATGCTGATTTATAAAGAGTTTACATTCGATTCTGCCCACTATTTGCCCAATGTGCCCGATGGCCATAAATGCAAGGAGATGCATGGGCATACTTACCGCCTGCGGATCTGGATCAAGGGGCAGCCCGATAAGCACCTGGGCTGGGTCATGGATTTTGCCGTGCTGAAGGGCATTGTAAAGCCGGTGGTAGCTGAACTGGACCACAAATGCATGAATAATGTAGCCGGGCTGGAGAACCCAACCTGTGAACTGATTGCGGTATGGATCTGGAACCGGCTGAAGCCCTTTCTGCCTGAAATGGACCACCTGGAGTTGCATGAAACGCCTACTTCCGGCGTAATTTATAACGGGGAATAG
- a CDS encoding DoxX family protein — protein MGTLQQIHNWSLVHHPRWLVVIRVALGLCLIYKGISFMFNSVHTHQLLYNTIFSSSADAIIIIITWAHLLGGVLIIIGLLTRWAVLLQIPILVAAIIILANEYGIFASGAELPFTTIIFLLLVFFLVEGGGPLSLDNYFRLNPK, from the coding sequence ATGGGTACGCTTCAACAAATCCACAACTGGAGCCTTGTGCATCATCCCCGCTGGCTGGTAGTAATACGGGTCGCACTGGGACTTTGCCTCATCTACAAAGGCATCTCCTTCATGTTTAACTCCGTCCACACCCATCAACTGCTGTATAATACCATCTTCAGCTCTTCTGCCGATGCGATCATCATCATCATTACCTGGGCGCACCTGCTGGGTGGGGTCCTCATCATCATCGGGCTGCTCACCCGCTGGGCCGTACTGCTCCAGATACCCATTCTGGTGGCCGCCATCATTATCCTGGCCAATGAATATGGCATCTTCGCTTCAGGCGCCGAACTGCCCTTTACAACCATCATCTTTTTGTTGCTGGTATTCTTCCTCGTAGAAGGCGGAGGCCCCCTGTCGCTGGACAACTACTTCAGACTGAACCCCAAGTAA
- a CDS encoding M61 family metallopeptidase, giving the protein MKKLLLFSLCLSSLSAVVAQKVSYIVSFPNIVHHEAKIRVIASDITSRTAIFRMSRSSPGRYATHEFGKNVYDVKAFDRTGKPITINRIDGDVYEVPRQDGYVRVEYTLYANHPDGTYAGIDETSIHFNMPAAFMWVKGMEKAPIDIKFDIPEGKKWTIATQLKPVNGSPTLFTAPGLQYFMDSPTKIGDLIWKEWTLKNANGKTYTFRLAMEAKASDSAATAFARKVQTITEEAQAIYGEVPAFDYGTYTFIASINPWVKGDGMEHRNSTMISIPAGFDGNNYLLDVFSHEFFHCWNVERIRPKTLEPFNFEKSNMSNELWCAEGFTQYYGDLLITRSGFQTVDEFLPSLAGLINTKENTAGAKRFSPAEMSRHAVFVDAGVAIDKSNYGNMYTSYYPYGGAIALALELELRTRFNNLTLDSYMTALWKKFGKTEDAYTISGLENVLADLTGDKKFAEDFFARYITGHESFNYKPLLEKAGLVLKKPNEGKAWIGNVQYKEGASLSIASNTIIGTPLYNAGLDIDDQLLSLDGKPVKKQSDVESILKEHKPGDAIKIEYQHRGEDKTATLTLAGSPYYSLTTLEKEGQTPTAEQLQFRKNWFGNKAKQQGF; this is encoded by the coding sequence ATGAAGAAACTTCTTTTGTTTTCGCTTTGCTTATCGTCCTTGTCCGCTGTGGTTGCTCAAAAAGTGAGCTACATCGTATCCTTTCCCAACATCGTTCACCATGAAGCTAAGATCAGGGTCATTGCTTCAGACATTACCAGCAGAACAGCCATCTTCCGCATGAGCCGCTCTTCACCGGGCCGCTATGCCACCCACGAATTTGGTAAAAACGTATATGACGTCAAAGCCTTTGACAGAACAGGAAAACCCATCACCATCAACCGTATTGATGGCGATGTCTACGAAGTGCCCAGGCAGGACGGCTATGTACGGGTAGAATACACCTTATACGCCAACCATCCCGATGGCACCTATGCCGGCATTGATGAAACCAGCATCCACTTCAACATGCCCGCAGCCTTTATGTGGGTAAAAGGCATGGAAAAAGCACCTATAGACATCAAATTCGATATCCCCGAAGGGAAAAAATGGACCATTGCCACCCAGTTAAAACCGGTGAATGGCAGCCCTACCCTCTTCACTGCACCGGGATTGCAATACTTCATGGACAGTCCCACCAAAATTGGCGACCTCATCTGGAAAGAGTGGACCCTCAAAAATGCCAATGGCAAAACCTACACCTTCAGGTTGGCCATGGAAGCCAAAGCCAGTGATTCAGCCGCAACGGCCTTTGCCCGTAAAGTACAAACCATCACGGAGGAAGCCCAGGCCATCTATGGCGAAGTGCCCGCTTTTGACTACGGTACCTACACCTTCATTGCCAGCATCAATCCCTGGGTAAAGGGCGACGGTATGGAACACCGCAACTCTACCATGATCAGCATCCCTGCCGGCTTTGACGGCAACAACTACCTGCTCGATGTTTTCTCCCATGAGTTCTTCCACTGCTGGAACGTAGAGCGTATACGCCCTAAAACACTGGAACCTTTCAACTTCGAGAAAAGCAACATGAGCAATGAATTGTGGTGTGCCGAAGGCTTTACCCAATACTATGGCGACCTGCTCATCACCCGCTCCGGCTTCCAGACTGTAGACGAGTTCCTGCCTTCCCTCGCCGGCCTCATCAATACCAAGGAAAATACAGCCGGCGCCAAAAGATTTTCCCCGGCAGAAATGAGCCGTCATGCCGTATTTGTAGATGCCGGCGTAGCCATTGACAAAAGCAACTATGGCAACATGTATACCTCCTACTATCCCTATGGAGGCGCCATCGCCCTGGCCCTGGAGCTGGAACTACGCACCCGGTTCAATAACCTCACGCTCGACAGCTACATGACAGCTCTCTGGAAGAAATTTGGTAAAACAGAAGACGCCTATACCATCAGCGGACTGGAAAATGTATTGGCCGACCTTACCGGCGACAAGAAATTTGCAGAAGACTTCTTCGCCAGGTACATAACCGGCCATGAATCCTTTAACTACAAGCCACTGCTGGAAAAAGCAGGACTGGTATTAAAAAAGCCCAATGAAGGCAAAGCCTGGATAGGCAACGTGCAATACAAGGAAGGCGCCAGCCTCTCCATTGCCTCCAACACCATCATCGGCACACCACTCTACAATGCAGGCCTGGATATAGACGATCAGCTACTATCGCTGGATGGTAAGCCGGTGAAAAAGCAAAGTGATGTAGAATCCATACTGAAAGAGCATAAGCCCGGCGATGCGATCAAGATAGAATACCAGCACCGGGGCGAGGACAAAACAGCCACCCTTACGCTGGCAGGGAGCCCCTACTATAGCCTCACAACCTTAGAAAAAGAAGGTCAGACACCTACAGCCGAACAGTTGCAGTTCCGCAAAAACTGGTTCGGCAACAAAGCAAAACAACAAGGCTTCTAA
- a CDS encoding nucleoside deaminase, producing MTEREHRFMQAAIELARKGMDTGEGGPFGCVIVRGDEIVGQGCNAVTSNNDPTAHAEVVAIRNACNHLQTYQLTGCELYTSCEPCPMCMGAIYWARPDRVFFGGTRFDAAFAGFDDSFIYEELNVPLPNRRIPIENIGREEAIKVFEEWMKKPNKISY from the coding sequence ATGACGGAAAGGGAACATCGTTTTATGCAGGCGGCTATTGAACTGGCGCGTAAGGGTATGGATACTGGCGAAGGGGGGCCTTTCGGTTGTGTGATCGTGCGGGGAGATGAGATCGTGGGGCAGGGCTGCAATGCTGTTACTTCCAATAATGACCCTACTGCCCATGCAGAGGTAGTGGCTATCCGTAATGCGTGTAATCACCTGCAGACGTATCAGCTTACGGGTTGTGAGTTGTATACGTCCTGTGAGCCATGTCCCATGTGTATGGGGGCTATTTACTGGGCGCGTCCGGACCGGGTATTTTTTGGCGGAACGCGTTTTGATGCGGCGTTTGCAGGGTTTGATGATTCTTTTATTTATGAGGAGCTGAATGTGCCCCTGCCCAACAGGCGGATACCTATCGAGAATATCGGCCGGGAGGAAGCGATCAAGGTTTTTGAAGAGTGGATGAAGAAGCCGAATAAGATCAGCTATTAG
- a CDS encoding RNA polymerase sigma factor: MKHDQYAHITDQQLLERFYADHNNHWLGILLQRYTLLLLGVCMKYLKNEEEAKDSVQQIFLKAITELHKYRVDYFKSWLYMVAKNHCLMKLRDKPGRQTEIKEQMAVTPGEDDGVRAHMEKDRQLELMEESLQELNNEQKQCVTLFYLEKRSYQEIADQTGFSMMQVKSYIQNGKRNLKILLDKKMNR, translated from the coding sequence GTGAAACATGACCAGTATGCACATATAACCGACCAGCAACTGTTGGAACGCTTTTATGCCGACCATAACAACCATTGGTTGGGCATCTTACTACAGCGGTACACCCTCCTGTTATTGGGTGTGTGCATGAAATACCTGAAAAACGAAGAAGAGGCCAAAGACAGTGTGCAGCAGATCTTCCTCAAAGCCATCACCGAACTGCATAAATACCGGGTGGATTACTTCAAATCCTGGCTGTACATGGTGGCAAAAAATCATTGCCTCATGAAGCTCCGCGATAAACCTGGCCGGCAAACGGAGATCAAAGAACAAATGGCAGTTACGCCGGGAGAAGACGATGGCGTACGCGCACACATGGAAAAAGACCGGCAACTGGAATTAATGGAGGAAAGCTTACAGGAACTTAACAATGAGCAGAAACAGTGCGTAACTTTGTTTTACCTGGAAAAGCGCTCCTATCAGGAAATAGCCGATCAAACCGGCTTTTCCATGATGCAGGTAAAAAGCTACATCCAGAACGGTAAAAGGAACCTGAAAATACTATTGGATAAAAAAATGAATCGTTGA